In a genomic window of Desulfosporosinus sp. Sb-LF:
- a CDS encoding response regulator: MSRILIADDASFMRLMICQILARKGLTNIVEAENGRQAVERFKTNKPDLTLMDITMPELDGLAALAEILEIDSLAKVIICSAVAHESMVLDALKRGAVDFVVKPFRPDELLRTVLQHLKN, encoded by the coding sequence ATGAGCAGAATTCTTATTGCCGATGATGCAAGTTTTATGCGTCTGATGATTTGCCAGATTCTTGCACGCAAGGGTCTAACGAACATCGTAGAGGCTGAAAACGGTCGGCAGGCCGTGGAACGTTTTAAAACCAATAAGCCTGACCTTACGCTTATGGATATTACTATGCCGGAGCTCGATGGATTGGCCGCACTAGCGGAAATCTTAGAGATTGATTCTTTGGCCAAGGTAATTATCTGCAGTGCAGTAGCCCATGAAAGTATGGTTTTGGATGCATTAAAACGCGGAGCGGTTGATTTTGTGGTCAAACCATTTCGACCTGATGAACTTCTGCGGACGGTTTTGCAGCATCTAAAAAACTAG
- a CDS encoding SpoIIIAH-like family protein, protein MFNSAKRPIVMFIGHKSRVLWIGFLTFVVILGILGVRLIDEPQVYSPGQSSLPVNANIDNTSIQFQVEPVKPDVSGENYFVNYRLKREQFRQETKAMLSELLNSTVEKSKEQAQEKWLELSTKIQKEGEIENLLKIKGFQDAVSDVFLENVTVIVYSTSLTPNEVSIIQDIVSRVTKVRMDKITISIKK, encoded by the coding sequence ATGTTCAATAGTGCGAAGAGACCCATTGTGATGTTTATTGGGCACAAATCTCGGGTATTGTGGATAGGGTTCCTGACATTTGTAGTAATTCTTGGGATTCTGGGGGTAAGGTTAATTGACGAACCGCAGGTTTATTCTCCAGGTCAATCCAGCTTACCTGTCAATGCCAATATTGATAACACTTCAATTCAATTTCAAGTTGAACCTGTTAAGCCGGACGTATCGGGAGAGAACTATTTCGTGAATTATCGTTTGAAAAGAGAACAGTTTCGCCAGGAGACGAAAGCCATGCTCTCAGAGTTACTGAACTCAACTGTAGAGAAAAGTAAAGAGCAAGCACAAGAAAAATGGCTTGAACTCAGTACAAAAATACAAAAAGAAGGGGAAATCGAAAACCTCCTTAAAATAAAGGGCTTTCAAGATGCTGTGTCAGATGTGTTTTTAGAAAACGTTACAGTAATTGTTTATTCGACTAGCTTGACCCCGAATGAGGTGAGTATTATTCAAGACATCGTTAGCCGAGTAACAAAAGTGCGAATGGATAAAATTACGATTTCTATTAAAAAATAG
- the accB gene encoding acetyl-CoA carboxylase biotin carboxyl carrier protein, translated as MKPVKITDTTLRDAHQSLWATRMRTEDMLPILSDLDEAGFYSLEVWGGATFDVCLRFLGEDPWERLRQIRSRVKKTPLQMLLRAQSLVGYQHYPDDVVREFVSLSVKNGIDIIRIFDALNDVRNMIVPMEAAKQAGAHVQASVVYTISPVHTIKHYLETAIALVELGADSICIKDMAGLLTPFKAYELVSLLKKELGIMVHLHSHYIGGMAVGTYLKAAEAGVDVIDTASVPLAFGASQPPVETVVRAFQDTEFGTGLDLRHLFHIAKYFEALRKSRGFERGITRISDMRVFEHQVPGGMISNLVSQLEEQRALERIHDVLEEIPKVRADLGYPPLVTPTSQIVGTQAVLNVLSGARYKLVPGEVKAYVRGLYGRPPAPMNPEIQTKIIGDEEPLTVRPADRLEPGLAKAERESMGLARSPEDVISYAIFPQIAKKFFEERQSGCISREEPKESKLKDTKNSKDIKEPSKSWAAAFSKEDSKMNLKEIKELIKIIDETEISELNLESDGVKIAIRKGPSMVTGVPVTAVARQEVLTQAVSTSVQPAPVIEAVMAKAPEPVAQANTETITAPMVGTFYSSQSPDAAAYVEAGQRVKVGQPVCIIEAMKLMNEIESEIEGNVVQVLVENGQPVEYGQPLFIIEK; from the coding sequence ATGAAACCAGTCAAGATTACGGATACGACATTGAGGGATGCTCACCAGAGCCTTTGGGCAACCCGGATGCGTACTGAAGATATGTTGCCGATCCTGTCGGATTTGGATGAGGCAGGTTTTTACTCGTTGGAAGTCTGGGGAGGAGCTACATTTGATGTTTGTCTGCGCTTCCTGGGGGAAGATCCTTGGGAGCGGTTGAGGCAGATTAGGAGCCGTGTTAAAAAGACACCACTGCAGATGTTACTAAGAGCGCAATCTCTGGTTGGTTATCAACACTATCCAGATGATGTGGTACGGGAGTTTGTATCTCTGAGTGTGAAAAATGGGATTGATATCATTCGGATTTTCGATGCGTTAAACGATGTCAGAAATATGATTGTTCCCATGGAAGCAGCTAAACAGGCGGGAGCACACGTTCAGGCGTCTGTTGTTTACACTATTAGTCCAGTGCATACGATAAAACATTATTTAGAAACAGCTATAGCTCTCGTCGAACTTGGTGCAGATTCTATCTGTATCAAAGATATGGCTGGTTTGCTCACACCTTTCAAGGCTTACGAATTGGTTTCGTTGCTGAAAAAGGAATTAGGAATTATGGTTCATTTGCATAGTCATTATATTGGCGGAATGGCCGTTGGAACGTACTTGAAGGCAGCTGAAGCCGGAGTGGATGTCATTGACACTGCCAGTGTTCCCTTGGCATTTGGTGCAAGTCAGCCTCCTGTCGAAACAGTCGTTCGGGCGTTTCAAGATACAGAGTTTGGTACCGGTCTTGACCTTCGTCATTTGTTCCATATTGCGAAGTATTTTGAAGCACTGCGTAAAAGTCGTGGCTTTGAACGCGGTATCACTCGAATTTCGGATATGAGAGTGTTTGAACATCAGGTGCCGGGGGGAATGATATCCAACCTTGTTTCTCAACTGGAAGAGCAACGAGCCCTGGAGCGCATTCATGATGTTCTGGAAGAGATACCGAAAGTCAGGGCGGATTTGGGGTATCCCCCCTTGGTTACGCCCACCAGTCAAATTGTTGGAACGCAAGCGGTATTAAACGTTTTGAGCGGGGCAAGATATAAATTAGTACCTGGTGAAGTCAAGGCCTATGTGCGTGGTTTATATGGTAGGCCCCCGGCGCCTATGAATCCTGAAATTCAAACGAAAATTATTGGAGATGAAGAACCGCTAACTGTCCGGCCAGCCGATCGGTTGGAACCGGGGTTAGCTAAAGCAGAACGAGAAAGTATGGGATTGGCTCGTTCTCCGGAAGATGTTATCAGCTATGCGATTTTCCCTCAGATAGCCAAGAAGTTTTTTGAGGAACGACAAAGCGGTTGCATCTCAAGAGAAGAACCCAAGGAAAGTAAGCTTAAAGACACAAAAAATTCAAAGGATATTAAAGAACCGTCCAAATCATGGGCAGCGGCATTTTCTAAGGAGGATTCCAAAATGAATTTAAAAGAAATCAAAGAGTTAATTAAAATTATAGATGAAACCGAAATTAGTGAATTGAATCTTGAAAGTGATGGAGTAAAGATTGCAATTCGCAAAGGACCAAGCATGGTTACCGGCGTTCCAGTCACAGCAGTCGCGCGCCAGGAGGTTTTGACGCAAGCTGTGTCCACTTCTGTTCAGCCTGCGCCCGTTATTGAAGCGGTGATGGCAAAAGCTCCGGAACCAGTTGCCCAAGCGAACACGGAGACTATTACCGCTCCTATGGTAGGAACGTTTTATAGCTCACAGTCTCCTGATGCGGCTGCTTATGTTGAGGCGGGACAGCGGGTCAAAGTGGGACAGCCGGTTTGTATTATTGAGGCTATGAAATTAATGAATGAGATTGAGTCGGAAATCGAAGGCAATGTTGTACAAGTTCTTGTTGAGAACGGGCAACCGGTAGAATATGGTCAACCGCTGTTTATTATTGAAAAATAA